A region of Deltaproteobacteria bacterium DNA encodes the following proteins:
- the msrA gene encoding peptide-methionine (S)-S-oxide reductase MsrA: MVLDYFRKKQRLVSSAEALPGRAQKMPVAARHTVLGNALLPPYPAHLELAMFGLGCFWGAERKFWQPRGVWSTSVGYAGGYTPNPSYEEVCSGLTGHTEVVRVVFDPKQIAYTELLRVFWESHDPTQGMRQGNDVGTQYRSAIYTYGAEQLAAARESAEMFGKELERAGYGAITSEIREAPEYYFAEDYHQQYLDKNPDGYCVLGGTGVACPIRLKR, encoded by the coding sequence ATGGTGCTCGACTACTTCCGCAAAAAGCAGCGCTTGGTTTCGTCCGCCGAGGCGCTCCCCGGCCGCGCGCAGAAGATGCCGGTCGCGGCGCGCCACACCGTGCTCGGCAACGCGCTTCTGCCGCCGTACCCTGCGCACCTCGAGCTCGCGATGTTCGGGCTCGGCTGCTTCTGGGGCGCTGAGCGCAAGTTCTGGCAACCGCGCGGCGTGTGGAGCACCTCGGTCGGCTACGCGGGCGGCTACACGCCCAATCCTTCTTACGAAGAAGTGTGCTCGGGCCTCACGGGGCACACCGAGGTCGTGCGCGTCGTGTTCGACCCGAAGCAGATCGCGTACACCGAGCTGCTGCGCGTGTTCTGGGAGAGCCACGACCCGACGCAGGGCATGCGCCAAGGCAACGACGTCGGCACGCAGTACCGCAGCGCGATCTACACGTACGGCGCGGAGCAGCTCGCGGCAGCGCGCGAGAGCGCAGAGATGTTCGGCAAGGAGCTCGAGCGCGCGGGCTACGGCGCGATCACGAGCGAGATCCGCGAGGCGCCCGAGTACTACTTCGCCGAGGACTACCACCAGCAGTACCTCGACAAGAACCCCGACGGCTACTGCGTCCTCGGCGGCACTGGAGTCGCCTGCCCGATCAGGCTGAAGCGCTGA
- a CDS encoding AMP-binding protein — MSWLENLRLDAEETARNLRLLRRVLAIKPEGAFTVADAFEANVRRAPGAIALRFEERVLSYAALDAEANRVARWAQREGLAHGDVVALFMQNCPEFIATWLGLAKLGVVTALINTNLTGIPLAHSLRISGAKQLVLGADLAERFASAAPLLEPPPRVWARNGDAPGAQSLDAALEAESKAAFDRGARAKLRANHNLFYIYTSGTTGMPKAANFSHHRFLATATGLGVGADLTSGDCTYVAPPTLPATRSERDCRGAQRSRRASRRARGRRPGPGRAR; from the coding sequence ATGAGCTGGCTCGAGAACCTTCGCCTCGATGCAGAGGAGACCGCCCGCAATCTGCGCCTCCTGCGACGCGTGCTCGCGATCAAGCCCGAGGGTGCGTTCACCGTGGCGGACGCGTTCGAGGCGAACGTGCGGCGCGCGCCCGGCGCGATCGCGCTGCGCTTCGAGGAGCGCGTGCTCAGCTACGCCGCGCTCGACGCCGAGGCGAACCGCGTCGCGCGCTGGGCGCAGCGCGAGGGGCTCGCGCACGGCGATGTGGTCGCGCTCTTCATGCAGAACTGTCCCGAGTTCATCGCGACCTGGCTCGGGCTCGCGAAGCTCGGCGTCGTCACGGCGCTGATCAACACGAACCTCACGGGCATCCCGCTCGCGCACTCGCTGCGCATCTCGGGCGCGAAGCAGCTCGTGCTCGGGGCTGATCTCGCCGAGCGCTTCGCTTCGGCGGCGCCGCTGCTCGAACCGCCGCCGCGTGTGTGGGCGCGCAACGGCGACGCTCCGGGCGCGCAGAGCCTCGACGCCGCGCTCGAAGCCGAGAGCAAGGCCGCCTTCGATCGCGGCGCGCGCGCGAAGCTCCGCGCGAACCACAACCTCTTCTACATCTACACGAGCGGCACCACCGGCATGCCCAAGGCCGCGAACTTCAGCCATCACCGCTTTCTCGCGACCGCGACCGGCCTCGGCGTCGGCGCCGACCTAACAAGCGGTGACTGCACGTACGTCGCACCGCCGACGTTGCCTGCCACACGCTCGGAACGGGATTGCCGAGGCGCTCAGCGTTCGCGGCGAGCTTCCCGACGAGCGCGAGGTAGGCGGCCGGGTCCGGGGCGCGCACGATGA
- a CDS encoding amidohydrolase, producing the protein MQMNDMILVSVDDHVCEPPDLFERHVPEKWRTRAPRLLQKNDGNDAWHIEGHQIPNIGLNAVAGRPHEEYGMEPTQLKQLRAGCYDRRARVDDMNASGVLGSMCFASMTGFCGELFGRLEDKELGRVLTMSYNDWHVDDWCGGAPGRFIPLALPLLWDPKATADEIRRLAKRGCHAMTFPDVPPGLGYPSLHSDYWTPIWEAADECSTVLCMHIGSGTGMNLQDMTAPVEIMITGTPISLFGGVNELVYSKFLPKYKNLKFALSEGGIGWIPYFLERADYVHRHHHKWTLNDFGGRLPSDVFREHVVVCFIDDAVGVRNRDLIGVESITWECDYPHSDSTWPNAPEALWESLAGVPDAEVDAITHKNAMRVFSYDPFRHLPRAQATVGALRAQAKHVDVRPAPGKGGKKPSDYAAGYATVGDVIKQMAGAFAVAFRDDQGVDEAQVRQRLIERAQRGAVGRR; encoded by the coding sequence ATGCAGATGAACGACATGATCCTCGTTTCGGTCGACGACCACGTGTGCGAGCCGCCGGACTTGTTCGAGCGCCACGTGCCCGAGAAGTGGCGCACACGCGCGCCGCGGCTTCTTCAGAAGAACGACGGAAACGACGCGTGGCACATCGAAGGCCACCAGATTCCGAACATCGGCCTCAACGCCGTCGCCGGCCGGCCGCACGAGGAGTACGGGATGGAGCCGACGCAGCTGAAGCAGCTGCGCGCGGGTTGTTACGACCGGCGCGCGCGCGTCGACGACATGAACGCGAGCGGCGTGCTCGGCTCGATGTGCTTCGCCTCGATGACGGGCTTCTGCGGCGAGCTGTTCGGGCGCCTCGAGGACAAGGAGCTCGGGCGCGTGCTCACGATGTCGTACAACGACTGGCACGTGGACGACTGGTGCGGCGGCGCGCCCGGCCGCTTCATTCCGCTCGCGCTGCCGCTGTTGTGGGATCCCAAGGCGACCGCCGACGAGATTCGCCGCCTCGCGAAGCGCGGCTGCCACGCGATGACGTTCCCCGACGTTCCGCCGGGCCTCGGCTACCCGAGCCTGCACAGTGATTACTGGACGCCGATCTGGGAGGCCGCCGACGAGTGCAGCACGGTGCTGTGCATGCACATCGGCTCCGGCACGGGGATGAACCTGCAGGACATGACGGCGCCGGTGGAGATCATGATCACCGGCACGCCGATCTCGCTGTTCGGCGGCGTGAACGAGCTCGTCTACTCGAAGTTCCTGCCCAAGTACAAGAACCTGAAGTTCGCGCTCAGCGAAGGCGGCATCGGCTGGATCCCGTACTTCCTCGAGCGCGCCGACTACGTCCACCGCCACCACCACAAGTGGACACTCAACGACTTCGGCGGGCGCCTCCCGAGCGACGTGTTCCGCGAGCACGTCGTGGTGTGCTTCATCGACGACGCCGTCGGCGTGCGCAACCGCGACCTGATCGGAGTCGAGTCGATCACCTGGGAGTGCGACTACCCGCACAGCGACAGCACATGGCCTAACGCGCCCGAAGCGCTCTGGGAGAGCCTCGCCGGCGTGCCCGACGCCGAGGTCGACGCGATCACGCACAAGAACGCGATGCGCGTGTTCTCGTACGACCCGTTCCGCCATTTGCCGCGCGCGCAGGCAACCGTGGGGGCGCTGCGCGCGCAGGCGAAGCACGTCGACGTGCGCCCCGCGCCCGGCAAAGGCGGGAAGAAGCCGAGTGATTACGCCGCCGGCTACGCCACCGTCGGCGACGTGATCAAGCAGATGGCCGGCGCCTTCGCGGTCGCGTTCCGTGACGACCAGGGCGTGGACGAAGCGCAGGTGCGCCAGCGGCTGATCGAGCGCGCACAGCGCGGGGCGGTGGGGAGGCGTTAG
- a CDS encoding cytochrome P450, producing the protein MLRTPQAEPSWHGVDPESPNAERWDDPFPSLAWFRARAPVNHTPAQLWRVYRYADCVRVLRELPCGVRRTDGTAPGNAMGGGGSNGAGGQFMLQQDPPTHTRLRKLVAKAFTPRAAEKLRPRAREIVRGLVDEAIEQREFDLIAGLALPLPSQLICEMLGVPSADRARFTRWTGVATHLLRGSYLAGEERARVEATVQELAGYFNALIEERRKHLGDDLISTLIRAEEAGDQLSPTELLIQSIGLLVAGFETTIGLIGLGAKNLIDHPDQQERLRRDPSLTSSAIEECLRFEGPIGMTTRVLHADANLDVRTIPANTTLWLSLWSANRDPAQFPNPDAFDVARTPNPHLAFGAGTHACLGMHLARMEAQEALGALVARTKSLARDAAPLAWGASVFRVPAALRVRAELA; encoded by the coding sequence ATGCTGCGAACTCCCCAAGCCGAGCCGTCGTGGCACGGCGTCGATCCTGAGAGCCCGAATGCCGAGCGCTGGGACGACCCGTTCCCGTCGCTCGCGTGGTTCCGCGCACGCGCGCCGGTGAACCACACGCCCGCGCAGCTGTGGCGCGTGTACCGCTACGCCGACTGCGTGCGCGTGCTGCGCGAGCTGCCGTGCGGCGTGCGTCGCACGGACGGGACGGCACCGGGCAACGCGATGGGCGGAGGCGGGAGCAACGGCGCGGGCGGGCAGTTCATGCTGCAGCAGGATCCGCCCACGCACACGCGGCTGCGCAAGCTCGTCGCGAAGGCCTTCACACCGCGCGCGGCGGAGAAGCTGCGGCCGCGCGCCCGGGAGATCGTGCGCGGGCTCGTCGACGAGGCGATCGAGCAGCGCGAGTTCGACCTGATCGCCGGGCTCGCGCTGCCGCTCCCGAGCCAGCTTATCTGCGAGATGCTCGGCGTGCCGAGCGCCGACCGCGCGCGCTTCACGCGCTGGACCGGGGTGGCGACGCACTTGTTGCGGGGCTCCTATCTCGCTGGCGAGGAGCGCGCGCGCGTCGAGGCGACCGTGCAGGAGCTCGCCGGTTACTTCAACGCGCTGATCGAAGAGCGCCGCAAGCACCTCGGCGACGACCTGATCTCGACGTTGATTCGCGCCGAGGAAGCCGGTGACCAGCTCTCGCCGACCGAGCTGCTGATTCAGAGCATCGGCCTGCTGGTCGCGGGCTTCGAGACGACGATCGGCCTGATCGGGCTCGGCGCGAAGAACCTGATCGATCATCCCGATCAGCAGGAGCGCCTGCGGCGCGATCCGTCCCTAACAAGCTCAGCGATCGAGGAGTGCCTGCGCTTCGAAGGCCCGATCGGGATGACGACGCGCGTGCTGCACGCGGACGCGAACCTCGATGTCCGCACGATCCCGGCGAACACGACGCTGTGGCTCTCGCTGTGGAGCGCGAACCGCGACCCCGCGCAGTTCCCGAACCCCGACGCCTTCGACGTCGCGCGCACACCGAATCCGCACCTCGCCTTCGGCGCGGGTACGCACGCGTGCCTCGGCATGCACCTCGCGCGCATGGAGGCGCAGGAGGCGCTCGGCGCGCTGGTCGCGCGCACGAAGTCGCTCGCGCGCGACGCGGCGCCCCTCGCCTGGGGCGCCTCGGTGTTCCGTGTGCCGGCGGCGCTGCGCGTGCGGGCGGAACTCGCGTAG
- a CDS encoding PaaI family thioesterase produces the protein MSTKPHEAKLPEFPEGLRRVFAERAAGRLMGRGHPVGDYLEAYEWELLEERDGFLRLRVHLPPQVRNPRGDLFGGFTPTYVDLVALLTYRAGQPPTSPRGWLHTMNMRIDYFEPIQDGFFIESEVIRKRGRNGWIETRFLDGHGTLLVFALTTLRAAE, from the coding sequence ATGAGCACGAAGCCGCACGAGGCGAAGTTGCCCGAGTTCCCCGAAGGCTTGCGGCGCGTGTTCGCCGAGCGGGCGGCGGGGCGGCTGATGGGGCGCGGGCATCCCGTCGGCGACTACCTCGAGGCGTACGAGTGGGAGCTACTCGAGGAGCGCGACGGCTTCTTGCGCCTGCGCGTCCATCTCCCGCCGCAGGTGCGCAACCCGCGCGGGGACTTGTTCGGCGGCTTCACGCCCACCTACGTCGACCTCGTCGCGCTGCTCACCTATCGCGCGGGGCAGCCGCCGACTTCGCCGCGCGGCTGGCTGCACACGATGAACATGCGCATCGACTACTTCGAGCCGATCCAGGACGGCTTCTTCATCGAGAGCGAAGTGATCCGCAAGCGCGGGCGCAACGGCTGGATCGAGACGCGCTTCCTCGACGGCCACGGCACGCTGCTCGTGTTCGCCCTGACGACCCTGCGCGCCGCGGAGTAA
- a CDS encoding amidohydrolase family protein: MSYAGERVIFDADSHLMELPDFLSRHADAKTRELLPSLASVTTGQFDPGAFSGQRGHAPEVVAELEKLGDRLTRGPKWHAALGAFSGSERGRALDLLGFRAQVVFSSFCARLIFEAPLEAAYATARAHNRAMAEFCDADERLIGVAMVPLDDPERALAEIEHASALGLGAIWISADAPGGRSPGHPAHDRIWATLAERALPFILHVGSSPLSIPAPWMNDGHPERKTARGGAEVIGSKDLTVIHHGAHRFLSALVLDGVLEKFPALRGGAIEIGAGWVPDMIRRLDHAAAIWAKSEPHLAQMKRTPSQQIRAQLRFTPYPFEDVAELVRESSPELYLFSSDYPHAEGGRDPIGRFEESTAALGEDARAGFFARNFATLFPASAAS; encoded by the coding sequence ATGAGCTACGCAGGCGAGCGGGTCATCTTCGACGCGGACAGCCACCTGATGGAGCTGCCCGACTTCTTGTCGCGCCACGCCGACGCGAAGACGCGCGAGCTGCTGCCATCGCTCGCGTCCGTAACAACCGGACAGTTCGATCCGGGCGCGTTCTCGGGCCAGCGCGGCCACGCGCCCGAGGTCGTCGCCGAGCTCGAGAAGCTCGGCGATCGCCTCACGCGCGGACCGAAGTGGCACGCGGCGCTCGGCGCGTTCAGCGGCTCAGAGCGGGGCCGCGCGCTCGATCTGCTCGGCTTTCGCGCGCAGGTCGTGTTCTCCTCGTTCTGCGCGCGCCTCATCTTCGAGGCGCCGCTCGAAGCCGCGTACGCGACCGCGCGCGCACACAACCGTGCGATGGCCGAGTTCTGCGACGCGGATGAGCGCTTGATCGGCGTCGCGATGGTGCCGCTCGACGATCCCGAGCGGGCGCTCGCCGAGATCGAGCACGCCAGCGCGCTCGGCCTCGGCGCGATCTGGATCTCCGCCGACGCGCCGGGCGGGCGCTCGCCCGGTCACCCCGCGCACGACCGCATCTGGGCCACGCTCGCGGAGCGCGCGCTCCCGTTCATCCTCCACGTCGGCAGCTCGCCGCTTTCGATTCCCGCGCCGTGGATGAACGACGGCCACCCCGAACGAAAGACGGCGCGCGGCGGCGCGGAGGTGATCGGCTCGAAGGACCTCACGGTGATCCACCACGGCGCGCACCGCTTCCTCTCGGCGCTCGTGCTCGACGGCGTGCTCGAGAAGTTCCCCGCGCTGCGCGGCGGCGCGATCGAGATTGGCGCCGGCTGGGTGCCCGACATGATCCGGCGCCTCGATCACGCGGCGGCGATCTGGGCGAAGTCCGAGCCGCACCTCGCGCAGATGAAGCGCACGCCGTCGCAGCAGATCCGCGCGCAGCTGCGCTTCACGCCGTATCCGTTCGAGGACGTGGCCGAGCTCGTGCGCGAGTCGTCGCCGGAGCTCTACCTCTTCTCGTCCGACTACCCGCACGCCGAGGGCGGGCGCGATCCGATCGGGCGCTTCGAGGAGTCGACCGCGGCGCTCGGCGAAGACGCGCGCGCGGGCTTCTTCGCGCGCAACTTCGCCACGCTATTCCCGGCAAGCGCAGCGAGCTGA
- a CDS encoding glutathione S-transferase family protein codes for MIKLYGVPTSRAGRCIWALEELGVPYELVPVSFTGDNKKPEYLAVNPNGRVPALDDDGLILFESLAINLHLARKYGVENGLWPASADDQSRAIQWSLWTANELEPHVIAHLLNSRMLPEPMRDAAKAKAAVEALPKPLAVLNGALAGKQHVLGGGFTIADLNIAAVLTLGWKMKAFDAAAFPNVAAWLERANAREAAVRANAKRS; via the coding sequence GTGATCAAGCTGTACGGCGTGCCGACCTCGCGCGCGGGGCGCTGCATCTGGGCGCTCGAAGAGCTCGGGGTTCCCTACGAGCTCGTGCCGGTGAGCTTCACGGGCGACAACAAGAAGCCCGAATACCTCGCGGTAAACCCGAACGGCCGCGTGCCCGCACTCGACGACGATGGCCTGATCCTGTTCGAGTCGCTCGCGATCAACCTTCACCTCGCGCGCAAGTATGGCGTCGAGAACGGGCTCTGGCCCGCGTCCGCCGACGATCAGTCGCGCGCGATCCAGTGGTCGCTGTGGACGGCGAACGAGCTCGAGCCGCACGTGATCGCGCACCTGCTGAACTCGCGGATGCTGCCCGAGCCGATGCGCGACGCAGCGAAGGCGAAGGCCGCGGTGGAGGCGCTGCCGAAGCCACTCGCAGTGCTGAACGGCGCGCTCGCCGGCAAACAGCACGTCCTCGGCGGCGGCTTCACGATCGCGGACCTCAACATCGCGGCCGTGCTCACGCTCGGCTGGAAGATGAAGGCCTTCGACGCGGCGGCGTTCCCGAACGTCGCCGCGTGGCTCGAGCGCGCGAACGCGCGAGAGGCGGCCGTGCGCGCGAACGCGAAGCGGAGCTGA
- a CDS encoding VOC family protein: MKITRINHMAYNVAGKVAEAREFYTKLLGIPEVPISFPGREPVFGSAMGLWVEHAGVQMHLIGVEKKGELREPVNTHVSWYVADLDEAIAEIGGAGIEMRDMTIGSVRIVWIADPTGNTIELQQDPAHASA; this comes from the coding sequence ATGAAGATCACCCGCATCAACCACATGGCCTACAACGTCGCCGGCAAAGTCGCCGAGGCGCGCGAGTTCTACACGAAGCTGCTCGGCATCCCCGAAGTGCCGATCTCGTTCCCAGGCCGCGAGCCGGTGTTCGGCTCCGCAATGGGGCTCTGGGTCGAGCACGCCGGCGTGCAGATGCACCTGATCGGCGTGGAGAAGAAGGGCGAGCTGCGCGAGCCCGTCAACACGCACGTCTCCTGGTACGTCGCCGATCTCGATGAAGCGATCGCGGAGATCGGCGGCGCCGGCATCGAGATGCGCGACATGACGATCGGCAGCGTTCGCATCGTGTGGATCGCGGACCCCACCGGCAACACGATCGAGCTGCAGCAGGATCCTGCGCACGCGAGCGCTTAG
- a CDS encoding Zn-dependent alcohol dehydrogenase, translated as MRAAVLRAYHQPLSIEEIQIDDPGPREVRIKTVACGVCHSDLHVLEGALPVPPPCVLGHEPAGIVLAVGSQVTHVKPGDHVIGCLSAFCGNCYYCLRGEPNLCGGTATMRARDAKPRLSKGNETIFQMAHLSAFAEEMLVPETAVVKINPEMPLDRAALIGCGVTTGVGAALNTAQVRPGDTVAVIGCGGVGLSAIQGARIGGASRIIAVDTAAWKLELAQKLGATDGIDASKGDPVAQLMAKAPGGVDYAFECIGTPGTCRQAVMMARKGGAAVFVGVVPAGVDVPLAGLDIVLQGKRILGSMMGGNRFRIDMPKYVNFYLDGRLKLDEMISGRIKLDEINTAFADMKAGKVARQVIMFA; from the coding sequence ATGCGAGCCGCCGTCCTCCGCGCCTACCACCAGCCGCTCTCGATCGAAGAGATCCAGATCGACGACCCGGGCCCGCGCGAGGTGCGCATCAAGACCGTCGCGTGCGGCGTCTGCCACAGCGATCTGCACGTGCTCGAAGGCGCGCTACCGGTGCCGCCGCCGTGCGTGCTCGGCCACGAGCCCGCGGGCATCGTGCTCGCGGTCGGCAGCCAAGTCACGCACGTGAAGCCCGGCGACCACGTGATCGGCTGCCTCAGCGCGTTCTGCGGCAACTGCTACTACTGCCTGCGCGGCGAGCCGAACCTCTGCGGCGGCACCGCGACGATGCGCGCGCGCGACGCGAAGCCGCGCCTCAGCAAGGGCAACGAGACGATCTTCCAGATGGCGCACCTTTCCGCGTTCGCGGAAGAAATGCTCGTGCCAGAGACCGCGGTGGTGAAGATCAACCCCGAGATGCCGCTCGACCGCGCCGCCCTGATCGGCTGCGGCGTAACAACTGGCGTCGGCGCCGCGCTCAACACCGCGCAGGTGCGCCCGGGCGACACGGTCGCGGTGATCGGCTGCGGCGGCGTTGGCCTCAGCGCGATCCAAGGCGCCCGCATCGGCGGCGCGTCGCGCATCATCGCGGTCGACACCGCGGCGTGGAAGCTCGAGCTCGCGCAGAAGCTCGGCGCGACCGACGGCATCGACGCGAGCAAGGGCGACCCCGTCGCGCAGCTGATGGCGAAGGCGCCCGGCGGCGTCGACTACGCGTTCGAGTGCATCGGCACGCCCGGGACTTGCCGCCAAGCCGTGATGATGGCGCGCAAGGGCGGCGCCGCGGTGTTCGTGGGCGTCGTGCCTGCCGGCGTCGACGTGCCGCTCGCCGGCCTCGACATCGTGCTGCAAGGCAAGCGCATCCTCGGCTCGATGATGGGCGGCAACCGCTTCCGCATCGACATGCCGAAGTACGTGAACTTCTACCTCGACGGCCGCCTCAAGCTCGACGAGATGATCTCGGGCCGCATCAAGCTCGACGAGATCAACACCGCGTTCGCGGACATGAAGGCGGGCAAGGTGGCACGGCAGGTAATCATGTTCGCGTGA
- a CDS encoding nitroreductase family protein has protein sequence MTKTLPLTPDELLTTTRAVRKRLDFTRPVELSVIRECLEIALQAPTGSNAQGWQFVVVTDAAKRAALAELYRKAWAVYEKMPIAAHHVHAHDPSMKEIQERVVSSAEYLAYNLEKAPAFLIPCLMGRLDAGAGPMINMMASATLGSLLPAVWSFMLAARARGLGTCWTTLHLFHEQEAAKILGIDFASVAQCALIPIAYTKGTDFKPAPRKPLDGVLHVNQW, from the coding sequence ATGACGAAGACGTTGCCCCTCACGCCCGACGAGCTGCTCACCACGACGCGCGCGGTGCGCAAGCGCCTCGACTTCACTCGCCCCGTCGAGCTGAGCGTGATCCGCGAGTGCCTTGAGATCGCGCTGCAAGCGCCGACCGGCAGCAACGCGCAGGGCTGGCAGTTCGTGGTCGTCACCGACGCCGCGAAGCGCGCCGCGCTGGCCGAGCTCTACCGCAAGGCGTGGGCCGTCTACGAAAAGATGCCGATCGCCGCACACCACGTGCACGCGCACGACCCGTCGATGAAGGAGATTCAGGAGCGCGTGGTCTCGTCCGCCGAGTACCTCGCGTACAACCTCGAGAAGGCGCCCGCCTTCTTGATCCCGTGCCTCATGGGGCGACTCGACGCAGGCGCGGGTCCGATGATCAACATGATGGCCTCGGCCACGCTCGGTTCCCTGTTGCCCGCGGTGTGGAGCTTCATGCTCGCCGCCCGCGCGCGCGGCCTCGGCACGTGCTGGACCACGCTGCATCTATTCCACGAGCAGGAGGCGGCGAAGATCCTCGGCATCGACTTCGCGAGCGTCGCGCAGTGCGCGCTGATCCCGATCGCCTACACGAAGGGCACCGACTTCAAGCCCGCGCCGCGCAAGCCGCTGGACGGCGTGCTGCACGTGAATCAGTGGTGA
- a CDS encoding pyrroloquinoline quinone-dependent dehydrogenase produces the protein MFRRASLVVLAALALACSESTPDLTGPIEGWSAYGNDAGGSRYSKLTQITPDNVGDLELAWIHRSGDVLDGTGGFSKSSLQVTPIIAAGSLVYCSPRNKVFALDPETGAERWRFDPAVDAKGFYILNCRGVSQWTDPSAVFGAACRERIVMGTIDARLIELDARTGKPCAEFGAGGTVDLAAGIGDAKPGEYGVTSPPVIVRDRIVTGTMVLDSRRVDAPSGVVRAYDVRTGALAWAWDPIPPEHPGLAPRGEGVLYKRGTTNAWSALSVDLERGLVYVPTGNTSPDYYGGHREGADAYSASIVALDVNDGRVAWHFQTVHHDIWDYDIASQPVLFDFRGEGGAQPGLIAPTKLGMLFFLNRETGAPLFPIEERPVPQEGAVPGEYLAPTQPFTTKPEPLHPFEFGPDDAFGFTPIDKAACRRQIEALRHDGIYTPPSLEGSVQYPGYVGGMNWGSVAVDPHRRVVVTNVQRIAGRIQLVPQEDVASHATENPFGIEPQAGSPYALDRMPLLSPFGAPCTPPPWGQLIAIDTVTGEKKWEVTLGTTRDQAPFPIWLPIGTPNIGGPIATASGLVFIGATTDFYLRAFSTETGEEVWKRRLPTGAHATPMTYRLTPTGRQFVVVAAGGHGILGTPPNDALMAFALPQP, from the coding sequence ATGTTTCGCCGCGCCTCGCTCGTCGTTCTCGCCGCACTCGCACTCGCTTGCTCCGAGAGCACACCCGATCTCACGGGCCCGATCGAGGGCTGGAGCGCGTACGGAAACGACGCCGGCGGCTCGCGTTACTCGAAGCTGACACAAATCACGCCCGACAACGTGGGCGACCTCGAGCTCGCGTGGATTCATCGCTCGGGCGACGTGCTCGACGGCACGGGCGGCTTCAGCAAGAGCTCGCTGCAAGTGACGCCGATCATCGCCGCCGGCTCGCTCGTGTACTGCTCGCCCCGTAACAAGGTGTTCGCGCTCGATCCCGAGACCGGCGCAGAGCGTTGGCGCTTCGATCCCGCGGTCGATGCGAAGGGCTTCTACATTCTCAACTGCCGAGGCGTCTCGCAGTGGACGGACCCGAGCGCCGTGTTCGGCGCTGCGTGCCGCGAGCGCATCGTGATGGGCACGATCGACGCGCGCCTGATCGAACTCGACGCACGCACGGGCAAGCCGTGCGCGGAGTTTGGAGCTGGCGGCACCGTCGATCTGGCGGCGGGCATCGGCGATGCGAAGCCGGGTGAGTACGGCGTGACGTCGCCGCCCGTGATCGTGCGCGATCGCATCGTCACGGGCACGATGGTGCTCGACTCGCGTCGCGTGGATGCACCGAGCGGCGTCGTGCGCGCCTACGACGTGCGCACGGGCGCGCTCGCCTGGGCGTGGGACCCCATTCCGCCGGAGCACCCCGGCCTCGCGCCGCGCGGCGAAGGCGTGCTCTACAAGCGCGGCACGACGAACGCGTGGAGCGCGCTCTCGGTCGACCTCGAGCGCGGCCTCGTCTACGTGCCGACCGGCAACACCTCGCCGGATTACTACGGTGGCCACCGCGAAGGCGCGGACGCGTACTCGGCGTCGATCGTCGCGCTCGACGTGAACGACGGCCGCGTGGCTTGGCACTTCCAAACCGTGCATCACGACATCTGGGACTACGACATCGCCTCGCAGCCGGTGCTGTTCGACTTCCGCGGCGAAGGCGGCGCGCAGCCCGGCCTGATCGCACCGACGAAGCTCGGCATGCTGTTCTTCCTGAACCGCGAGACGGGTGCCCCGCTCTTCCCGATCGAGGAGCGCCCCGTGCCGCAAGAAGGCGCGGTTCCCGGCGAGTACCTCGCTCCGACGCAGCCGTTCACCACGAAGCCCGAGCCGCTGCACCCGTTCGAGTTCGGCCCGGACGACGCGTTCGGGTTCACGCCGATCGACAAGGCCGCGTGCCGCAGGCAGATCGAAGCGCTGCGCCACGACGGGATCTACACGCCGCCGAGCCTCGAAGGCTCGGTGCAGTATCCGGGCTACGTCGGCGGCATGAACTGGGGCAGCGTGGCGGTCGATCCGCATCGCCGCGTCGTCGTGACGAACGTGCAGCGCATCGCGGGCCGCATTCAGCTCGTCCCGCAGGAAGATGTGGCCTCACACGCGACGGAGAATCCGTTCGGCATCGAACCGCAGGCGGGCTCGCCCTACGCGCTCGATCGCATGCCGCTGCTCTCGCCGTTCGGCGCGCCGTGCACGCCGCCGCCGTGGGGCCAGCTCATCGCGATCGACACCGTGACGGGCGAGAAGAAGTGGGAGGTCACGCTCGGCACGACGCGCGACCAAGCGCCGTTCCCGATCTGGTTGCCGATCGGCACGCCGAACATCGGCGGCCCGATCGCCACCGCGAGTGGCCTCGTGTTCATCGGCGCCACCACGGATTTCTACCTGCGCGCGTTCTCCACCGAGACCGGCGAAGAAGTCTGGAAGCGCCGCCTGCCGACGGGCGCGCACGCGACGCCGATGACGTATCGCTTGACGCCGACGGGCCGGCAGTTCGTGGTCGTGGCCGCCGGCGGCCACGGCATTCTCGGCACGCCGCCGAACGACGCGCTGATGGCGTTCGCGTTGCCGCAGCCGTAG